From a region of the Lactuca sativa cultivar Salinas chromosome 4, Lsat_Salinas_v11, whole genome shotgun sequence genome:
- the LOC111914715 gene encoding transcription factor TCP2 has protein sequence MEVDEIQRQVRKFQRVSSNGSTTTTDNSSNPQKIATHKGNLELQKFDDGGGGGGGGGGIDVVVGGGGGGGVARLCGWPSSRIVRVSRASGGKDRHSKVLTSKGLRDRRVRLSVSTAIQFYDLQDRLGYDQPSKAVEWLLKAASTSIDELPSLDPSFSGAISHTHHHHQNEDKKSTGNSPDFEDPNYQQQNSNNNNNNNNVSKAKSPACSSTSETSKGSGLSLSRSENRVKARERAREMASKKEREKETDSTRAAVLNQVNSISENSSFTDLLTGGIHSNTNVRRHSPESRTHWATPMDYFFARPTQPSTQLIQIPQFNITAGDNHQHQHHNNNNNNPQHHFSFLQDSFVPAVTTGGGGGGGESYNLNFSMTSSSGGTLAPGFSRGTLQSNLPSSLLPHHHHFQRFQSPSIDGSTSTNLPFFIVPNAASDHFPAAAGYHLSYGGGGGDGVGRHSDHHKEKTKN, from the coding sequence ATGGAGGTGGATGAAATTCAAAGACAGGTGCGTAAATTTCAAAGGGTTTCGTCTAATGGTAGTACTACAACTACTGACAATTCTTCAAATCCGCAAAAGATAGCTACCCATAAAGGGAATTTGGAGTTGCAGAAgtttgatgatggtggtggtggtggcggcggaggAGGAGGAATAGATGTTGTTgtaggtggaggtggtggtggtggtgtggcGAGGCTTTGTGGATGGCCTTCCTCCCGGATTGTTAGGGTTTCTAGGGCGTCCGGAGGGAAGGATAGACACAGCAAGGTTTTGACATCGAAAGGACTCAGAGATCGTCGTGTCCGGTTGTCTGTTAGTACCGCTATCCAGTTTTATGATCTGCAAGACCGATTGGGGTATGATCAGCCGAGCAAGGCGGTAGAATGGTTGCTCAAGGCGGCATCTACTTCCATTGACGAGCTTCCTTCTCTTGACCCTTCGTTTTCCGGTGCCATCTCTCacacccaccaccatcaccagaATGAAGACAAGAAGTCGACGGGAAACAGTCCCGATTTTGAAGATCCAAATTACCAACAACAAaacagtaataataataataataataataatgtttctAAGGCGAAATCTCCGGCGTGTAGTAGTACATCTGAAACAAGCAAGGGGTCGGGGCTTTCGTTATCTCGATCGGAGAATCGGGTGAAAGCTCGAGAACGAGCGAGAGAAATGGCTTCAAAGAAGGAACGAGAGAAGGAAACTGATTCAACGAGGGCTGCTGTTTTGAATCAGGTCAATAGTATTTCGGAAAACTCGTCTTTCACGGATCTTCTCACCGGCGGCATTCACAGCAACACCAACGTCCGCCGTCACAGTCCAGAGTCAAGAACCCACTGGGCAACTCCGATGGATTATTTCTTCGCTCGACCTACACAACCTTCAACCCAACTAATCCAAATACCACAATTCAACATCACCGCCGGAGATAACCACCAACACCaacaccacaacaacaacaacaacaacccacAACACCATTTCTCCTTCCTTCAAGACAGTTTCGTACCGGCGGTGACAacgggtggtggtggcggaggaggagaAAGTTACAATTTAAACTTCTCCATGACATCATCATCCGGTGGCACCCTTGCTCCGGGTTTCAGTAGGGGGACCCTTCAGTCCAATTTACCGTCGTCTCTTTTACCTCATCATCACCATTTCCAGAGGTTTCAGTCACCCTCCATAGACGGATCAACCTCCACAAATCTGCCCTTCTTCATCGTTCCAAACGCCGCCTCCGATCATTTCCCAGCAGCAGCTGGTTACCACTTAAGCTACGGCGGCGGCGGAGGAGATGGCGTAGGACGGCATTCAGATCATCACAAAGAAAAAACAAAGAACTGA